Genomic DNA from Zonotrichia albicollis isolate bZonAlb1 chromosome 25, bZonAlb1.hap1, whole genome shotgun sequence:
GCTGTGGTGTCAGCAGCTTCCCACctcacccagggctgggagTTGGCTGTTCTGTAGTTTCTGAGCGTGGTGTTGGCTATCAGTCACCTTCCAATGCAGAAAGCATGTGGTCCTTTAAAAGTTTCACAATTTGTGTGGATCTTGCTGCTTAATGACTTTGGAATAAGCAACACCCCCAATGTAGGCCTGGGCTCCATTGCTGTGGTTACACACAGGACTGGGCTGATTCAAAAAAGAACAGGAACTAGAATGTTAAAAATATTCCATTATGTGGCATAGACATCATGAAATTTGTTCtaatccttaatttttttttcactatgcCATAAGCTTAAGTACTAGAAAACACCGATTTTtggagcagctggcacagggagctgcagttcAGGAGCCTTGGTTCTTTCCCTGCTCTATAACCCCAGGCAAACACCATGGAGTCCAGAATGGATTTGTAATCCTGACCCTCTGTAGCACTGCCCTGAGATAAAAAGGACTTTGGAACTGTCCTGGCATTAAAAACATCAATACCACGATAATAATGTgtatttttcctgctgctttgccCAACAGAAGCCTCTGGGATGGCAGCTTACAACAACAACATAGTAAGGAGGCAGTTACACAGCTCCACTGAGAAATGTCTTTATTCCTGGGGATGTGCAGGGCCAGAATTGGGAAGTGTTTgacattttttattaaattttaccCCATTTTCAGTTCTGCTCCCACCTTCAGCAGACAGGGAAATGTTGGCAGAGTGAGATTTTCTGTGACTGAATGTgatttcccctttctttttcagGTGGACTTTGCTAATCGGGAGAGTCAGTTGGCATTTTATCATTCCATGGAGAAAACGGGTCAGGATATCAGAGACTTCTATGAAATGCTGGCAGAAAGAAGGCATGTATCAAcattttaattccattttttgttttccagcatCACCTTACACAATCCTTTTACAATCATTGTCCTCCACATCATACAATCCAACTTTCTTTAGGCTGTAATTcttaaaaagtttttttcctctcaacTTAATCCTTATTTTTTAAGTTGTATTAAAAACACCTCTGCATTTTAGTTTTTTGCATTTTACCTCTTCGTTAttgttaaaattaaatttaggtGATCAAGCTAAAGCTGTGCAGATGAGAGCAGGCAGGCTCTCACACATCCGAGGCGTAGCCAGTGAGTGGAATTCCTGCTGAGGTGGAGGTTTCAGTTGTCTGCATGATCCATATTTAAGTATCCTGTTTCTCTGGTGGGTCACCAGGACGCAGTTGGGAGTCATTCATCACGGCTTAGGAATGCAAAGAGCAGCTTATCTGTAACACAGAAATGTGTGTGTTGGTGGGTGTACATAAAGTCTGATAAACTGCTGCTCAGCCCTTGAGCAGAGAGTAAAATCTGATCCTCCACCTCCCTCTTTCCaacaggttttttttgtaaCTTGATAAAATAATGCATTTTGAGTAAggatgcatttttattttgaataaagCTGTGTCCTGTGTGGCTgccccttggcagcagctggcacCACATGCTGCACAGCCAGTTATTTGTCCCTGAAGACCTGGCACAGAAACACTCCACATTTTGGGCTTTTTTACCTTCACTGACTGAAGAAACCCCCCTGTTTTATTCCCTCCAGAGCCTGGCTCATGGttagggctctgcctgcccaggagTCAGCACAGCATGATGCTGGGTGTACCTGGGAGCTGGATAAACCCAACAGTTTCTTGCAGCAAAATAGATTGGTGTGACAATGCAAAATGAGCAGATTTAAAAGCGAGCAGAGTTTGGAAATTGGTGATCAGAATTTGCATAATGGAAACACAAGTGTGCCTTCCCCAGGCCTTGCCAGATGTTGTGATGTGCCAGCAATAAGCATTTCCTCAGAACTGCACCGGATTCAGGCAAGAGAAGTgcatttttgggtgttttttagCACACGGGACTGAGGTGGGCTTATCTTTGTCATGGAATAATCCTGAGCAGGATCCTGATTTCTGGTGTTTGGGCACACGTTAGTCTGGTTCTTCCTTCTCTGTCACTCTCTGCTCACACAGTCAGTAGGAGATCCATAGGGATAATGGATCATGGAGCGGtggagagagctctgcagtgaCTCTGTAATTCTGCAGCTTCAGGTGCTCCTCCTTGCAGAGGTGCTGGGATCTGCACAAACCACCTTCTCTTGAGGTTGTAGTTGGAGCCAGTCTAAATAGGacccaagggaaaaaaaaacccatgaaaaaataaacaatatttttaaCTTCACAGCTGCTTTTCACAACATCCCACTTCACTTGCAGGATGAGGTCTTAGTCTTCTGTATTTTGTCCCTTTTTcaattttttgcttttcataaAAGGTGGAAGTTGCCAGCTTTTAACATAAAACATAAACTGTGAAGCCAAACAAACCCATGAGGAATcccagaatcatttaggttggggAGGGCTTCCAAAGTCATGGAGTCCAACCTCGATCCCCCTGAGTGCCCCATCCAGgccttccttggacacctccagggatggaggctccaaacctccctgggctgcccctTCCATTTCCTGAGCACCCtctccatggggaaattcctcctgaccctctccatggggaaattcctcctggtgtccaagctgagcctcccctggcccagcctgaggcttttccctctcctggtgtccctgttccctggaagcAGAGCCCGACCCCACCTTGGTGCAGAGTGTGAAAAACACTGTAATGGTGAGGAATCTGAACTCCAGCTTTATTGCACCTCCCTGCCATGTTCAGTCTTACAAATGACTTATTTTTGCTGCTTGGAGATACTGAAATAACAACATTAATTGCTTGACTTGCTCTGCTGAATGAATTCACCTGATCTTATAAACAGCCTGGTGTTTGTTGACTTGGTTTTACTGTAAACAGGCAACGCCAGCAAGTCACATGCAGTGAAAGAGCTAATTTGGGAATTAAAAGATCACTTGCAGGGGCTTaggatttttaaagaaatcttaCCATCACTTTGCTGCTTAGTAATGGAGAGGTTCCATGCCTGAACTTTGATTTGACTCATGTTTTCAGAGTCAAATGAAGGTCTCAGATTCTGCATAAGGGGGTGTCTTCACCCTGCCAGCCTTGTGTGAGTGCACAGGTGCTGCGTTGCTTTTTCCTTCGTTTCATGCAAGGTTTGAATTTGACAAAAACAAAGGAGTGAGGGTAGTGAAACAATGCTTGGAAGAGCTGTTGTGACATTACTCGTGGAGTACATTTGGTATTTGATAAGTTAACAAAAGTATTTAGTCCAGTGCACACAGATGCCTTGCCAAacctctgtgtgcagctgcctTGATGCAAGTAGGAAAAAAGATCTGAAAATGGTTTCTTTACGTAGCAAAAAAACTAGGGTAACAGAGTACACTGGTTGAGAAGGAGAACTAGAATCTGTTTATTCTTATGTTTAGCAGAGACGAGCGAAGAGGATCCTACGAATACGCCCCTGACCGTACTTACTACGAGACCGTCCGGACCCCGGGCACGTATCCCGAGGATCCTCGGCGGGAATACCCAGCTCGGGGCAGAGAGTTCTACGCCGAGTGGGATCCCTACCAAGGGGACTACTACGACCCACGATACTACGACGACCCTCGCGAGTACCGGGATtaccggggagatccgtacgaGCAGGACATCAGGGAGTACAGCTACAGGCAACGGGAGCGGGAGAGGGAGCGGGAACGGTTCGAATCCGACCGCGACAGAGACCACGAGCGGAGGCCGatcgagcgcagccagagcccGACGCACTCGCGGCGCCCGCAGAGCCCCGGAGCGTCGCCCTCGCAGTCGGAGCGGCTGCAGAGCGACTCGGAGAGGAGGATTTACAGCAGGTCCTCGGATCGcagcggcagctgcagctcgctGTCCCCTCCGCGATACGACAAGCTGGACAAAGCGCGCGTGGAGCGATACGCAAAAAACGAGAAGGTGGAGAAAGAGCGCGTTTTCGAGCAGGAGAGGGTGGACAAGGAGAAGCGCTTGGTGAggaaggaaaagctggaaaaaatagaaaaggagaaaacagataAGCAGAAACGAAAAGCGAAAATCCATTCGCCCAGCTCTCAGTCCTCGGAAACAGATCAGGAGAATGAGAGAGAGCCCAGCCCAGAAAAACTGAAGGGCAACAGTAAACAGAGCAAAGAGAGGGGTGACAAGGAAGGGACAGCAAAGAACCGCCTGGAACTGATGCCCTGTGTTGTGCTGACCCGTGtgaaggaaaaggaggggaaggtGATTGATCAGCCTGCGCTGGAGAAACTGAGGGCAAAGCTGGATAATGACACTCTGAAATCCCCACTGCTCGAACAGAAGACCCAGACGTCCCAGGCTGAGCAAGCCAAGTCGGAGCAGTCCAAACTAGACCCTGTCAGAACCAAGGTACAGAAGGAGAAAGCCCTTGCCAGTCACATTGAAGTGGTGGACAAGGAGGGAAAAATGAAACCCAAAAAGCACTTGAAGACAGAGCAAGGTTCTGAGGGGGCCAACGCAGTGGATTTAGATAAGTTGGAGGCTCGTAAAAGGCGTTTTGCCGATGCAAATCCAAAACCTGACAGGCAAAAACTGGATGTAAAACGGAGCAGCCAAGATGAAGAGGATGCACGCATGGTTTTGAAAAAGCAGCTTGATGCAACAGCATCATCTAGAGAAGCACCAGTGTTAAGGGAAGGAGAATTGGAGAGAAAACCCCTGAGGAAGGAGATGCTTAAAAGGGAATCTAAAAAACTCAAACTGGAAAGACTTATTCCTGTTACTAGTCCCAAAGAAATTCAGGACCCTCTTAATGTTGGTGGGATTGGCATGCGTCCCACCCTGGATCTGCAGGCGAGGCTCATGGAGGCACCCGAGGAACCTGTGGAAGTTCAGGAACTCCCTCCTAAAAAACTGAACCCGGTAAAACCCCAGCACAAACAGGTACAGCTGCTGGATGAGCAGGGAACAGAGAGAGAGGACACAAGGAAGAACTACTCCAGCCTTCCTGAAGAAACACCAGACCATAAACTCAGCCAAGAGAAACCTCAGTCGGCTGACACAGAGGAGAAAATCAGCATCGACATTGACCACACGCAGAGCTACCGGAAACAGATGGAGCAGAGTCGCAGGTTGAAACAGCAGCTGGAAATGGAGATAGCAAAGTCAGAGAAGTTTGGCAGTCCAAAGAAAGAGGTGGATGAATATGAGAAGCGGAGTCTGGTTCATGAGGTGGGAAAGCCTCCACAAGATGTCACTGATGACTCTCCACcaagtaaaaggaaaaagactGATCAGTTTGACTTTGAAATCAGCACTAAGAGAGAAAGGAACTACAGAAGTTCTCGTCAGGTGAGTGAGGACTCCGAAAGGATGTCGTGTTCCCCAAGCATCAGGCACTTCCCGTTCCACGAGGATGACGACACAATCGATTCTCCAAGGTTAATGCCATTGAAGGAAACCAAAGAGTCACctaaaatagaagaaaagggtCTTTCATACTCCAACATGACTGTGAGGGAGGACTCGCTGAAATTCAATCCTTATGATTCCAGCAGAAGGGAGCAGATGGCAGAAATGGCTAAAATAAAACTCTCTGTGCTGAGTTCTGAGGAAGACTCAAGTAGGTGGGAAACCCAAGTGAAGCAAGAGCCTGGGAGAGTCGATATCAGCTTTCCCAGCAGCATTGTGAAAAGAGACAGCATACGGAAACGGTCTGTCCGAGACCTGGAACCCGGGGAGGTGCCTTCAGATTCGGATGACGATGGCGAAAACAAGCCCCATTCCCCAAAAGCCTCGTCCTTGTTAGAGAGTTCCAGGTTGTCTTTTTTATTAAGGGACAGAGAAGAGAAGTTCCGTGAAAGAGAGGAAAGACTCCAGTCTGGTTCCTTAGAAAGAAACAAATTCTACTCTTTTGCATTGGACAAGACAATCACACCTGACACAAAGGCCTTGCTTGAAAGGGCTAAATCCCTCTCTTCCTCCAGAGAGGAAAACTGGTCCTTTCTAGACTGGGATTCAAGATTTGCTAGTTTCAGAAACAATAAAGACAAAGAGAAGGTTGACTCGGCTCCAAGACCTATTCCATCCTGgtatatgaaaaagaaaaaaatcagaacagaTTCCGAAGGTGGAAAACTGGACGATAAAAAAGAGGATCATAAAGAGGAGGAACAAGAGCGGCAGGAACTGTTCGCTTCTCGGTTTTTGCACAGTTCAATCTTTGAACAGGACTCCAAACGCCTGCAGCATTTAGAGAGGAAGGATGATGATCTGGACTTCATCTCTGGAAGGCTGTATGGGAGACAGTCCTCCTCCGATGGGACGAACAGCACGGCTGATTTGGTGCAAGAGCCGGTGGTTCTCTTCCACAGTAGGTTTGTTGAGCTGACGCGAAtgcagcagaaagaaaaggagaaagatcaGAAGCCAAAAGAAGTCGAGAAACAGGAAGATAAAGAAAACCGGCCAAAAACACCAGAAATGGTTCCTGATAGTAAAGAAACAGAACATAAACCTTCTTCAGCTGTTGGTCCTTCTTCAGTCACCGTCCTCCCACAGGAGCCAGCTCCCATCGCTCCCGAGAAAATCGTGAGCGAAAAGGTCCTGGTGGAACCAGCTTCTGTCAAAGAAGAGAAACCTTCTgaacctgctgctgcagcagaggaacaaaaaccttttcctgaacTTGCTGCTCCTGTCAAAATGGAACCTCCTGAGCAAACAGAACCTCCACCAGTTGTAGAAACGAGTAAAGAAATTATTGCTACAACCCTGGCGCCAGAGGAAGATGCTGTGGCAACAGAGCATCCTTCGTACTTGGATACCAAACCTCCCACTCCTGGGGCCTCGTTTTCTGATGCAGACATCAGCGTAGATCCCGAACCTgaggctgcccagctgcttcCACCTCCGCCCAAGCTGGTTCAGAAGTCAGATGAGGCTGCAGAACCTAAAGAGGAAAATCCTCTACCCTCTGCCAACACCGATGCTGGGGTGAGTCAAAAGGTGGAGGCGGCTGCTGAGGTCCTGCCGCCTGTTTCTGACAATGATATGGAAGTGGAACCTCCGGTTGTAAAAGATAAAAAGTCCTACAAAAGTAAACGGTCCAAGACTCCTGTGCAGTCAGCTGCAGCTAATGTCACAGAAAAGCCTGTCACGAGGAAGAGCGAAAGAATTGACCGTGAGAAACTGAAAAGGTCGAGCTCTCCTCGCGGGGAGACCCAGAAGCTTTCTGAATTGAAGGTGGAGGCAGAAAAGGTTTCAAGGAATGCTGCTAAATCCCCAAGTTCTGCTGCAGAGCCAGAAAACGTGGAGCTGAGCTTGCCGATAGGCCGGACCAGGCGCAGAAACGTGAGGTCAGTCTATGCTACCACAGGGGACAACGAAGGCCCATCTCCAGTGAAGGACTCCATGGAGGTCACTAGATCCACCAGGAAGAGAGTGGAAAAGGAACCACAGGAAACAGTGACTACTGTTCCCACAACCCCGAGGAGGGGAAGACCTCCCAAATCCCGCCGTAAGCCAGAGGAGGAGATCTCTCCAATAAAGACGGAACCGGTACAACAAGAGGTGGAGGAAGCTGAAACTAAAGATACTGTGGAAGCTCCTAAACCTGCAGAGGGCTGGAGGTCTCCTAGGTCCCAGAAGCTCACACACACtcactcagcagctgctgccagccagcaggggaagaaagggaagaatGAACCGAAAGCCGATACCGTGGCTGAATCTGAAGATGCTGCTGAAAGAAGTGGTCAGGAATCGAGCATCGGTGACAACAGcaataaagcaaaagctgctgagaaagagccagcagcaggtgagcagaaACGTGATCGGAAGGAACTGGATGTGGAGAAAAATCAGCTAGAAATCCCCACAGTTGAGATCACTGAGAAGAAGCCAGTGCCAGAAAAGGTTACGAAATCCAAAAGGGGAAGGtacaaaaataccaaaaccgTCGTTGATAAGGCATCCGTGTGTCTCAAAAATGTAGAAATACGCCTCAACGTCGATGAAGTCAAGGGTGCCTTGAGGCCCACCGAAGAGGAGGCAGAGCCGGTGGCGGTGTCACCGCCCAAGATGAAGAGCCCTCCAAAAGAGGACATCCTGCCACCCCACTTCTCTAAGAATGAGGTAGAAGATTCATTCCCAGAAATGGAAAAGGAGGTGACACGGGAGCCCAAGCAGTCGCCTGAGGCTGCCCAATTAGCAAAGCAGATTGAGCTCGAGCAGGCGGTGGAGAACATTGCGAAACTCACTGAAACTCCTCCAACGATTGCTGCCTACAAAGAGCCGACAACAGATGTGGCTGAAGTCCgtcaggaggaggaggcagataAACCTGCACACCAGGCCAGTGAAacggagctggcagcagccatcGGCTCCATCATCAATGATATTTCTGGGGAGACAGAGAGCTTCCCTGCACCGCCAACATATCCTGCTGAGTCTGAGGCCGAGAtccccacagagcccctggtgctgcagtCCCCTCGGGAGGAGATGGAGCCTGAGACCGATCAGGCAGTGAACAACATCCTAGAAACTGAGGCTGCCGTCGAGCCTGTGGTGCAGCCAgtgcctggctctgtccccacagcgTTGGACGCTGAGAGCAAGGAGTCTGAGGTCAGCTTCAGTGAATCTTCCAACTCTGCACAGGAGGCTGAGACCTTGCAGGAGGCTGAAGTTGCTCGGAAGGAGAAGGGCCGCCAGAAAACCACGCGGCAGAGACGCAAGAAGAGCACAAGCAGGAAGGGCGACGTTGCTGAAGTCAACACCTTTGAGCCGGAGAGAGTACAGAGCAAATCGCCCCCTGCCAACGAAGTAAAGACAAAACCTGAAGAAGCCTCAAaggaggagaagcaaatcaaaCCCACAGCGTCCATGGAGCCAAGTGCTTCTGATGTCAccaaggctgtggctgctgatgTTGTAGCTGCACATGAGGCTGTCCCTGAGAGCAGCACCTCTCCAAAGgtgcctgctccagctcctttgGACCTGGGTCCCCCACCGGTCCCCCTCGATGAGGGCAGTCAGAGCGGGTTCAAGATCCGCTCGCCCCTGGAGAACGCTGCCATCACGCCGCCGAGTGCCCCGAACGCAGCCCTTCCTGCTGTCCCCGCGGCAGCAGCGGCCAAGCTGCCCACCCCAGTGCCCACCACCATCGTCCCCCTTCACTCGGGCGCTGCCAAGGTGCCAGAGTGGATGGTCAGGCATGAAGAGCCCCGTGCCCGTTCCACACCCCCACCCGCTCTCCCACCGGACACAAAGGCGTCGGATATCGATACAAACTCCAGCACTTTGAGGAAGATACTCATGGAGCCCAAATACGTGTCAGCAACGAGCATAACCTCCACACACGTGACAACAACGCACACGGAGCCGGTGAGCGCACCGTGCCTGGAGGAGGCACCTCTCCACCCTGCCGTGGAGGCCATCAAGCCGGTGTCCGAGGAGAAGCCGGCTGTTCCTGTCACCAATGTTCTGGACCCACCGGTGGCTGAAGCGCCAGTGTTcagtgagaaggaaaaggtCAACACAGTCATTGCTCCCAAAGCCACTTCTGTCATCAGCAGGATGCCCCACAGCGTGGAT
This window encodes:
- the SPEN gene encoding msx2-interacting protein isoform X4, translating into MVRETRHLWVGNLPENVREEKIIEHFKRYGRVESVKILPKRGSEGGVAAFVDFVDIKSAQKAHNSVNKMGDRDLRTDYNEPGTIPSAARGLDDTVSIASRSREVSGFRGGGGGPTYGPPPSLHAREGRYERRLDGASDNRERAYEHSAYGHHERGTGGFDRTRHYDQDYYRDPRERTLQHGLYYTSRSRSPNRFDAHDPRYEPRAREQFTLPSVVHRDIYRDDITREVRGRRPERNYQHSRSRSPHSSQSRTQSPQRLASQAARPARSPSGSGSRSRSSSSDSLSSSSSTSSDSSDSSSSSSDESPARSVQSTAVPAPASQLLPSLEKDEPRKSFGIKVQNLPVRSTDTSLKDGLFHEFKKYGKVTSVQIHGASEERYGLVFFRQQEDQEKALNASKGKLFFGMQIEVTAWIGPETESENEFRPLDERIDEFHPKATRTLFIGNLEKTTTYHDLRNIFQRFGGIVDIDIKKVNGVPQYAFLQYCDIASVCKAIKKMDGEYLGNNRLKLGFGKSMPTNCVWLDGLSTNVTDQYLTRHFCRYGPVVKVDFANRESQLAFYHSMEKTGQDIRDFYEMLAERRDERRGSYEYAPDRTYYETVRTPGTYPEDPRREYPARGREFYAEWDPYQGDYYDPRYYDDPREYRDYRGDPYEQDIREYSYRQRERERERERFESDRDRDHERRPIERSQSPTHSRRPQSPGASPSQSERLQSDSERRIYSRSSDRSGSCSSLSPPRYDKLDKARVERYAKNEKVEKERVFEQERVDKEKRLVRKEKLEKIEKEKTDKQKRKAKIHSPSSQSSETDQENEREPSPEKLKGNSKQSKERGDKEGTAKNRLELMPCVVLTRVKEKEGKVIDQPALEKLRAKLDNDTLKSPLLEQKTQTSQAEQAKSEQSKLDPVRTKVQKEKALASHIEVVDKEGKMKPKKHLKTEQGSEGANAVDLDKLEARKRRFADANPKPDRQKLDVKRSSQDEEDARMVLKKQLDATASSREAPVLREGELERKPLRKEMLKRESKKLKLERLIPVTSPKEIQDPLNVGGIGMRPTLDLQARLMEAPEEPVEVQELPPKKLNPVKPQHKQVQLLDEQGTEREDTRKNYSSLPEETPDHKLSQEKPQSADTEEKISIDIDHTQSYRKQMEQSRRLKQQLEMEIAKSEKFGSPKKEVDEYEKRSLVHEVGKPPQDVTDDSPPSKRKKTDQFDFEISTKRERNYRSSRQVSEDSERMSCSPSIRHFPFHEDDDTIDSPRLMPLKETKESPKIEEKGLSYSNMTVREDSLKFNPYDSSRREQMAEMAKIKLSVLSSEEDSSRWETQVKQEPGRVDISFPSSIVKRDSIRKRSVRDLEPGEVPSDSDDDGENKPHSPKASSLLESSRLSFLLRDREEKFREREERLQSGSLERNKFYSFALDKTITPDTKALLERAKSLSSSREENWSFLDWDSRFASFRNNKDKEKVDSAPRPIPSWYMKKKKIRTDSEGGKLDDKKEDHKEEEQERQELFASRFLHSSIFEQDSKRLQHLERKDDDLDFISGRLYGRQSSSDGTNSTADLVQEPVVLFHSRFVELTRMQQKEKEKDQKPKEVEKQEDKENRPKTPEMVPDSKETEHKPSSAVGPSSVTVLPQEPAPIAPEKIVSEKVLVEPASVKEEKPSEPAAAAEEQKPFPELAAPVKMEPPEQTEPPPVVETSKEIIATTLAPEEDAVATEHPSYLDTKPPTPGASFSDADISVDPEPEAAQLLPPPPKLVQKSDEAAEPKEENPLPSANTDAGVSQKVEAAAEVLPPVSDNDMEVEPPVVKDKKSYKSKRSKTPVQSAAANVTEKPVTRKSERIDREKLKRSSSPRGETQKLSELKVEAEKVSRNAAKSPSSAAEPENVELSLPIGRTRRRNVRSVYATTGDNEGPSPVKDSMEVTRSTRKRVEKEPQETVTTVPTTPRRGRPPKSRRKPEEEISPIKTEPVQQEVEEAETKDTVEAPKPAEGWRSPRSQKLTHTHSAAAASQQGKKGKNEPKADTVAESEDAAERSGQESSIGDNSNKAKAAEKEPAAGEQKRDRKELDVEKNQLEIPTVEITEKKPVPEKVTKSKRGRYKNTKTVVDKASVCLKNVEIRLNVDEVKGALRPTEEEAEPVAVSPPKMKSPPKEDILPPHFSKNEVEDSFPEMEKEVTREPKQSPEAAQLAKQIELEQAVENIAKLTETPPTIAAYKEPTTDVAEVRQEEEADKPAHQASETELAAAIGSIINDISGETESFPAPPTYPAESEAEIPTEPLVLQSPREEMEPETDQAVNNILETEAAVEPVVQPVPGSVPTALDAESKESEVSFSESSNSAQEAETLQEAEVARKEKGRQKTTRQRRKKSTSRKGDVAEVNTFEPERVQSKSPPANEVKTKPEEASKEEKQIKPTASMEPSASDVTKAVAADVVAAHEAVPESSTSPKVPAPAPLDLGPPPVPLDEGSQSGFKIRSPLENAAITPPSAPNAALPAVPAAAAAKLPTPVPTTIVPLHSGAAKVPEWMVRHEEPRARSTPPPALPPDTKASDIDTNSSTLRKILMEPKYVSATSITSTHVTTTHTEPVSAPCLEEAPLHPAVEAIKPVSEEKPAVPVTNVLDPPVAEAPVFSEKEKVNTVIAPKATSVISRMPHSVDLEEAPRITLVKQAPQTQTCLVNTPSPKFKQRSSANDNSRFHPGSMSIIEERPVETGSSPGLRVNTSEGVVLLSYSGQKTEGPQRISAKISQIPPASAVDIEFQQSVSKSQIKQEPITPSQPAPKGSQSSAGYGTVSTHSSLVLGAQPYNTSPVISSVKQERAALDKPDSSHLAVQTPASQPGKVLTQTVNTPPVLVHNQMVVNKKLSDPAALKVETKTLQPSNLSPGVSPHHPSLSGKMHSEANHVSSGPSTPTDRAISHLGVAKQEPHSPRTSGHSPSPFPRACHPGSTSSPALSSSTPVMLAPGIPVPQYISSMHPEQSVIMPPHSVTQTVSLGHLSQGEVRMNTPPLSGIPYGIRPEALHSPRAALQPQMEMKPQRSSTPQPAPIRDIVMPPLSSQHPPEEELHFHHTAVCRGPAPVQSDVLVMQPDYRMHPGGLRLEQYNVPRDVRMIMHPHMAAVGEHHSETRQSRTPEGAVKTPPVSKTPQPSKETPKSSEGKMAHSPHSEPRLLSVPSGSQLPGLPLTQPVVVPHGVQIMHPAGSSFHDYRSVYGDMRNYHTAQLGHPQFPGASPIGLPSRSMTPSQGLPEGEHSHPSQPVRSKTPQIPQDPKGPSAAGPEQSHHGPVNRHTAQMDPHVHLQRAQGDTSQTSYPSPVAISMKQELPSPHQPQAVPKQSMFIPTTSGPPLSRPEPQSTLKQEPSPHPVSQRPVDMVQLLTKYPIVWQGLLALKNDTAAVQLHFVSGNNVLAHRSLPAPEGGPPLRIAQRMRLEASQLEGVARRMMVESDYCLLLALPCGRDQEDVVSQTESLKAAFISYLQAKQAAGIINVPNPGSNQPAYVLQIFPPCEFSESHLSRLAPDLLASISNISPHLMIVIASV